From one Paenibacillus terrae HPL-003 genomic stretch:
- a CDS encoding GH32 C-terminal domain-containing protein — protein MRVELTNMRTNLTDWQIKGQGHMEDNIQGLLLRSEPQENVMAMSGTMSEDFSFEADVMVTDTQADATLVFRSSEDVRFCYMLQIVPSAGLLRLRDAAGDIGRLKEERQVELEKGDIYHLKVSVEGFHFKVYWNEGYSPIIDVVDTTYSSGYLGLNVWNGSALFQNIQVSDMDTNAGEPLLIRGKWHPDLRGQRAEGINAEDALKIYGSAAADLVLEGSVMLNPTEPGMKAGLFFRGNQEGTEGYVASVQDEGNQVRIQLMKADGTLVTSSAQTYPNTTGGKHSLEINAYKERIRVFVDGYTPAAIDIMDSSYTNGFIGLKGTGGTAYFQDLYLTSVSNYYTEKYRPQYHYSPARGSASDPNGLVYFEGEYHLFHQDGGQWAHAVSPDLLDWKRLPFALKWNDLGHIWSGSAVVDLTNTSGLFGDYGGKGLIAYYTSFNPDQFKGNQRIGLAYSTDRGRTWQYPKDHPIVIENPGQSESDPGNWDFRDPKVVWDEAHQRWVMVVSGGDHIRFFTSANLLDWSWTDNFGYGDYIRGGVWECPDLFRLPVDDGSTSKWVLMISTGASPNTQGSDAEYFIGELTLDGKFQNDLPSGKVLRTDWGKEFYASMSFSNVPNGRRIMLAWMANWDYPFSFPTSPWKGQFSIPRELSLKTTCEGIRLVQHPVSELTSLRSTLFSIENHSVTESSSNILEGLNAGPCEIEAEFELPYVGAAMELGFHLRSGGDQRTVVGYKTDVQQMFVNRADSGLTDFSTLFSTLHEASLAPVGNRITMRIFVDESSVEVFCNHGEVVFSEIILPDSARRGMGFYTQGGEVKVVSLHVYALRNSWRLSDASSSRVIMDHTYVELAREQSKRLYASTEDKSGEKGNLLIWASSNPGIVKITASEEGSALMEAVAPGEAIVTASDSEDKVRGNTFVKVHGGVFHTNLTGWKPDVPASRWIVTADGIRGSHIMDANYMASEEAKDFTYEADVKLHGNGSAGSMLFRANADGSSGYYLNLDPNMKSIRLFYKKDGQFEEQQVLAKVPRFVLPEMFHHIRIVAEGLRIRIDVDGEQVIDLEDAAFTEGHVGVNVFGGQAFYQHVRVEQI, from the coding sequence ATGAGGGTGGAGCTCACAAACATGCGAACGAACCTGACCGATTGGCAGATTAAAGGACAGGGGCATATGGAGGATAATATCCAGGGACTTTTGCTAAGATCGGAGCCGCAGGAAAATGTGATGGCTATGTCTGGGACAATGTCGGAGGATTTTAGTTTTGAAGCGGATGTGATGGTCACAGATACACAGGCGGATGCCACGCTAGTATTCCGTTCCAGTGAGGACGTGAGGTTTTGCTATATGCTCCAAATCGTGCCGTCTGCCGGATTGTTGCGGCTACGGGATGCTGCTGGGGATATCGGAAGGCTGAAAGAGGAACGTCAGGTAGAATTAGAAAAAGGAGATATTTATCATCTCAAGGTGAGCGTAGAAGGCTTCCATTTTAAAGTGTACTGGAATGAAGGATACAGCCCGATTATAGATGTGGTCGATACGACTTATTCATCAGGATATTTGGGGCTGAATGTCTGGAATGGGTCGGCATTATTTCAGAACATTCAGGTCAGTGATATGGATACGAATGCAGGCGAACCGCTCCTGATCCGTGGAAAATGGCATCCTGACCTGCGGGGGCAAAGGGCTGAGGGAATAAATGCAGAAGATGCGTTGAAAATATACGGCTCCGCAGCTGCTGACCTGGTGCTGGAAGGTAGTGTGATGCTGAATCCCACTGAACCGGGGATGAAAGCAGGACTATTTTTCAGAGGGAATCAGGAGGGGACAGAGGGGTATGTTGCTTCTGTACAAGACGAAGGGAATCAGGTTCGCATACAATTAATGAAGGCGGACGGAACGTTGGTTACAAGTTCAGCGCAGACGTATCCGAATACAACGGGCGGCAAACACAGTTTGGAGATCAACGCATATAAAGAGCGGATTCGCGTGTTTGTAGATGGGTACACTCCTGCGGCAATTGATATCATGGATAGCAGCTATACCAACGGCTTTATAGGCTTGAAAGGGACTGGGGGAACCGCTTATTTTCAGGATCTCTACCTTACCTCTGTCTCAAATTACTATACAGAAAAATATCGTCCGCAGTATCATTATTCCCCTGCCAGAGGTTCGGCAAGCGATCCGAACGGATTGGTTTATTTCGAAGGAGAGTATCACCTGTTCCATCAGGATGGTGGACAATGGGCACATGCAGTCAGTCCGGATTTGCTGGATTGGAAAAGGCTTCCGTTTGCATTGAAGTGGAATGATCTCGGTCATATCTGGTCCGGCTCGGCTGTAGTTGATCTAACCAATACTTCCGGCTTGTTCGGCGACTATGGCGGGAAAGGGCTGATTGCTTATTACACTTCCTTCAATCCCGATCAGTTCAAGGGAAACCAGAGAATCGGCCTTGCTTACAGCACAGACCGGGGGCGCACATGGCAATACCCGAAAGACCACCCAATTGTAATAGAGAACCCGGGCCAAAGTGAAAGCGATCCCGGCAATTGGGACTTTCGTGATCCTAAAGTGGTGTGGGATGAAGCCCATCAGCGCTGGGTTATGGTCGTGTCGGGAGGGGATCATATCCGTTTTTTTACCTCCGCCAACCTATTAGATTGGAGCTGGACGGATAACTTTGGCTATGGTGATTATATACGTGGCGGGGTATGGGAGTGCCCAGATCTATTCCGGCTTCCGGTAGACGATGGAAGTACCTCAAAATGGGTGCTGATGATCAGCACTGGAGCCAGCCCAAACACTCAAGGCTCGGATGCGGAATATTTTATCGGTGAACTGACGTTGGATGGCAAATTTCAAAATGATCTTCCTTCGGGGAAGGTGTTGAGAACCGATTGGGGCAAAGAATTCTATGCCTCTATGTCCTTCTCGAATGTACCCAATGGGCGGCGTATCATGCTGGCATGGATGGCGAATTGGGACTATCCGTTCAGCTTTCCGACTTCTCCTTGGAAGGGGCAGTTTAGCATCCCGAGAGAGTTATCGCTAAAAACAACCTGCGAAGGTATTCGTCTCGTACAGCATCCCGTGTCTGAGCTAACTTCGCTGCGTTCCACTTTATTTTCAATAGAGAATCATAGTGTCACGGAATCTTCTTCGAATATACTGGAGGGTTTAAACGCAGGTCCCTGTGAGATTGAAGCGGAGTTCGAACTGCCTTATGTTGGAGCCGCTATGGAATTGGGGTTCCACCTGCGGAGCGGCGGAGATCAAAGAACAGTGGTCGGCTATAAAACAGATGTACAACAAATGTTTGTAAACCGTGCTGATTCAGGACTTACCGATTTCTCTACTCTGTTTTCAACGCTTCATGAAGCATCACTTGCACCCGTCGGAAATCGAATCACAATGCGTATATTTGTGGACGAATCCTCGGTTGAGGTGTTTTGTAATCATGGAGAAGTCGTATTTTCGGAGATTATTTTGCCTGATTCGGCGCGAAGAGGAATGGGATTTTACACCCAGGGTGGTGAGGTCAAAGTTGTTTCTCTTCATGTTTATGCCTTACGGAACAGCTGGAGGCTATCAGATGCTTCGTCTTCCAGGGTGATCATGGATCACACTTATGTGGAGCTTGCGAGGGAGCAGTCCAAGCGTCTGTACGCGAGTACGGAAGATAAGTCTGGAGAAAAAGGAAACTTGCTGATTTGGGCCTCCAGTAATCCTGGAATTGTAAAGATCACCGCGTCCGAGGAGGGGAGTGCACTAATGGAGGCGGTTGCCCCGGGAGAAGCTATTGTTACGGCTTCCGATTCGGAGGATAAGGTACGCGGCAATACCTTCGTTAAGGTGCACGGTGGGGTGTTTCATACCAACCTTACAGGTTGGAAGCCGGATGTTCCCGCATCGCGGTGGATCGTGACAGCGGATGGGATACGCGGAAGCCATATCATGGATGCGAATTACATGGCTAGTGAGGAAGCGAAAGATTTCACGTATGAGGCAGATGTGAAGCTGCATGGAAATGGAAGTGCCGGCTCTATGCTCTTCCGCGCCAATGCTGACGGATCAAGTGGCTATTACCTGAATTTGGACCCCAATATGAAATCC